Proteins encoded within one genomic window of Pedobacter africanus:
- a CDS encoding Nramp family divalent metal transporter has translation MNNSVKKWLVSLGPGIVTAAIVFGPSKITITSKMGAMYGYSLIWVVVVAIFFMIVFTSIGSRLGMATDVSLLATIRNTYGKWVSGLMGIGIFLVTTSFQAGNSIGIGISLSEATGTSSTWWILLFNVISIGLLFFRNFYQTLERLMITIVALMLFAFLTTMFMVRPDVTGILQGFVPAVPQASTGLIIAFTASCFSVVGAFYQAYLMQARKRANPGAPLENSNGFAGMVILGVMSAVVMICAAAVLHSKGIPVNKASDMALALEPLFGHNASLLFLIGLFGASFSSLIGNATIGGSLLSDGFGYGSQLDSKVVKGLIALVMVIGAIVAVSYEKPPLELIIFAQSVTIFLVPFIGTAMYLLSNKRSLMGEYVNTVFIKYAGLAGLLLLFVLAIYNFHELFLK, from the coding sequence ATGAACAACTCTGTTAAAAAATGGCTGGTTTCCCTTGGCCCTGGTATTGTTACTGCTGCCATTGTTTTTGGTCCAAGTAAAATAACCATCACCTCAAAAATGGGGGCCATGTATGGCTATAGTTTGATATGGGTAGTGGTGGTGGCTATATTTTTCATGATCGTATTTACTTCTATAGGGTCAAGACTGGGGATGGCTACTGATGTATCGTTGCTCGCTACCATACGGAACACGTATGGCAAGTGGGTTTCGGGTTTAATGGGAATCGGGATTTTTCTGGTCACGACCTCTTTCCAGGCCGGTAATTCCATTGGCATTGGCATTTCACTTTCAGAAGCGACCGGCACCAGCTCTACCTGGTGGATATTGCTTTTTAACGTCATCAGTATAGGGCTTTTGTTTTTTCGTAATTTCTATCAAACCCTGGAACGGCTGATGATCACCATTGTAGCGTTGATGCTTTTTGCATTTTTAACAACCATGTTTATGGTGAGACCTGATGTAACTGGTATTTTGCAGGGCTTTGTTCCTGCTGTTCCGCAGGCATCAACGGGGTTGATCATCGCATTTACTGCTTCCTGCTTTTCGGTGGTCGGCGCTTTTTACCAGGCCTACCTGATGCAGGCCAGGAAAAGGGCAAACCCCGGAGCCCCGCTTGAAAACAGCAATGGATTTGCAGGTATGGTAATATTGGGTGTCATGAGCGCGGTGGTGATGATCTGCGCGGCAGCAGTGCTGCATAGCAAGGGTATTCCAGTAAACAAAGCATCTGATATGGCGCTTGCGCTGGAGCCCTTGTTTGGCCACAATGCTTCACTGTTGTTTCTAATTGGTTTGTTTGGCGCATCTTTTTCCTCCCTTATTGGCAATGCCACTATCGGTGGCTCATTGCTTTCGGATGGCTTTGGTTATGGTAGTCAGCTCGACTCCAAAGTGGTAAAAGGCCTGATTGCGCTGGTCATGGTTATCGGGGCGATAGTAGCCGTAAGTTATGAAAAGCCCCCGCTGGAACTGATTATTTTTGCACAGAGTGTGACCATTTTCCTGGTACCTTTTATTGGTACAGCCATGTATCTGCTTTCTAATAAACGAAGCCTGATGGGTGAATATGTGAATACAGTGTTTATAAAGTATGCCGGCCTGGCGGGCCTGCTCTTACTTTTTGTATTGGCCATTTATAATTTCCATGAGCTGTTCCTGAAGTGA
- a CDS encoding SLC5 family protein has protein sequence MNSNLSTLDAAVFGVYILGIIALGIYASRKGSSTKRDYFLAGDKLPWWMIGGSIIAANISSHQLVGVMGVAYNRGFVAMVTEWGAILIGFNALLWVFLPFYLRNGFYTMPEFLQKRFGEGARTIYSVLVLLTYIFVEISAVLYLGALSLQSLLGIPMVTSVLILAITTGLYTIAGGLRAVIWTEMVQLGVLILGMFALSYTTIDAAGGFSAVLETTKDWKLMMPANDPDFPWTMYLGGLLCISIFYNATNQFIVQRTLAAKNEWHARMGIIFGDYLKFLLPLLIIFPALVAPKLFPDLDKPDLLFATLVENLLPSGLVGLVMAGLIAAVMSHLSGAINSCTTILTMDVYLPYIKPDSTEKQSVSFGRIAGVVIIVLGIICTGLLTLYSEKPVFIYLMNAYGYFTPGIAAMFLLGILWKRTTHAGAMAAGLLTIPLSLAIEYGLPGMPFFNRTGIVFWACMLCCVCVSLLTKPKPEAELTGLIWTRDSLSLPANERDQQKGMRNPFIWWAIITVVVLYFYIKYA, from the coding sequence ATGAACTCAAACCTCAGCACACTTGATGCCGCAGTCTTTGGCGTATATATCCTGGGTATTATCGCATTAGGTATCTATGCTTCCCGCAAGGGCAGCAGCACTAAACGAGATTATTTCCTGGCAGGCGATAAACTGCCCTGGTGGATGATCGGCGGCAGTATCATTGCGGCCAATATCAGCAGTCATCAGCTGGTTGGGGTGATGGGCGTGGCCTATAACCGGGGTTTTGTAGCTATGGTTACAGAATGGGGTGCCATATTGATCGGTTTTAATGCCTTGCTTTGGGTGTTTTTGCCCTTTTACCTGCGCAATGGTTTTTATACCATGCCCGAGTTTCTTCAGAAACGTTTTGGCGAAGGCGCGCGTACCATTTATTCGGTACTGGTGCTGCTTACCTATATTTTTGTAGAGATCAGTGCTGTACTTTACCTGGGCGCCCTGTCGCTGCAATCGCTGCTGGGGATCCCTATGGTAACGAGTGTGCTCATTCTGGCCATTACAACAGGTTTGTATACCATTGCGGGTGGGTTGCGGGCAGTAATCTGGACTGAAATGGTGCAGCTTGGTGTGCTCATACTGGGGATGTTCGCGCTTTCCTATACTACTATTGATGCGGCAGGAGGCTTTTCAGCTGTGCTGGAAACGACTAAGGACTGGAAACTGATGATGCCGGCCAATGACCCTGATTTTCCATGGACCATGTACCTGGGTGGCTTGTTGTGTATCAGTATCTTTTACAATGCCACCAATCAGTTTATTGTGCAGCGTACGCTGGCGGCTAAGAATGAGTGGCATGCACGTATGGGCATCATTTTTGGCGATTACCTTAAATTCCTGCTGCCCCTGCTGATCATATTCCCAGCACTGGTGGCCCCAAAATTATTTCCGGACCTGGACAAGCCCGATCTGCTGTTTGCAACATTGGTGGAAAACCTGCTGCCTTCCGGGCTGGTAGGCCTTGTAATGGCCGGACTGATTGCTGCAGTGATGTCGCACCTTTCGGGTGCGATCAATTCCTGTACCACCATTTTAACCATGGATGTATACCTGCCTTACATTAAGCCGGACTCTACCGAAAAGCAGTCGGTAAGTTTTGGACGTATCGCTGGTGTGGTCATTATTGTATTGGGAATCATCTGTACCGGCCTGCTTACCCTATATTCAGAAAAACCGGTTTTTATTTACCTGATGAACGCTTACGGTTATTTTACACCGGGTATTGCCGCGATGTTCCTGCTGGGTATTCTTTGGAAACGCACTACACACGCTGGGGCCATGGCTGCCGGATTGCTTACCATTCCGCTGTCGCTGGCCATTGAATATGGCTTGCCTGGAATGCCTTTCTTTAACCGTACAGGGATAGTATTCTGGGCTTGTATGCTGTGCTGCGTATGCGTTAGCCTGCTTACCAAACCTAAGCCCGAAGCTGAGCTTACCGGCCTGATCTGGACACGCGATAGCCTTTCCTTGCCTGCAAATGAGCGTGATCAGCAAAAAGGAATGCGTAACCCTTTCATCTGGTGGGCTATTATCACGGTTGTTGTGCTGTATTTCTACATTAAATACGCCTGA
- a CDS encoding neutral/alkaline non-lysosomal ceramidase N-terminal domain-containing protein produces the protein MISDPSFTGIIGVTQEDITPPAGIYARNWGAATQDVALGIHRPLKLTCITFQDNVKNQPLVLITADLGWWKSAADERELRYAILETFQLDASRLMFCLSHTHAGPGLFSEDAGKPGGEFIVPYLMQIRACAISAVKRALSSAVPATLSWRYGKCDLASNRDLPEEGTDRLLVGFNPEKPADDTLLVGRITNGDGKITGTLVNYACHPTTLAWDNVLISPDYIGAMRELIETHTNAPCAFLQGASGELAPPEQYSGDCLLADAYGYRLGHAALAVLQGMFPANTGLELSRVVESGAALAVWNKQSRKAACELGVELYDVAMALKAMPTLAELESQWRECQDHVLKERLWRMRGIRKTVGEGDISVMPLWVWRLGEACLIGQPNEAYSYFQQELRRQLQPAAVAVMNIVNGYAGYLPPKELYAKNMYAVWQTPFAAGALEQLTEAAIVTAKKLQN, from the coding sequence ATGATCAGCGATCCATCATTTACCGGTATTATAGGCGTTACGCAGGAAGACATTACCCCGCCCGCAGGCATTTATGCCAGAAACTGGGGCGCTGCAACACAGGATGTGGCGCTGGGTATTCACCGCCCGCTGAAGCTTACCTGCATTACCTTTCAGGACAATGTGAAAAACCAGCCTTTGGTGCTCATTACAGCCGATCTGGGCTGGTGGAAAAGTGCTGCTGATGAGCGTGAGCTGCGTTATGCCATACTGGAAACTTTTCAGCTGGATGCTTCCCGTTTGATGTTTTGCTTATCTCATACCCATGCCGGTCCTGGTCTGTTCTCTGAAGATGCTGGCAAGCCGGGCGGGGAGTTTATAGTCCCTTACCTGATGCAAATCAGGGCCTGCGCTATTTCAGCTGTCAAAAGGGCTTTGAGCTCGGCGGTACCCGCAACACTTTCCTGGCGTTACGGAAAATGCGATCTTGCAAGCAACCGCGATCTGCCCGAAGAAGGGACTGACAGATTGCTGGTCGGATTTAATCCGGAGAAACCAGCCGATGATACCCTGCTGGTGGGGCGAATTACCAATGGCGATGGAAAGATCACCGGAACCCTGGTCAATTATGCCTGTCATCCAACCACACTGGCCTGGGATAATGTGCTGATTTCTCCGGACTACATTGGGGCCATGCGGGAATTGATAGAAACACATACCAATGCACCCTGTGCCTTTTTGCAGGGCGCATCGGGAGAACTGGCTCCGCCGGAGCAATATTCGGGTGATTGCCTGCTTGCCGATGCCTATGGGTACCGGCTAGGACATGCTGCGCTAGCGGTGCTGCAGGGTATGTTTCCTGCAAATACCGGATTGGAATTGAGCCGGGTGGTAGAATCCGGCGCAGCTCTGGCGGTATGGAACAAGCAAAGCCGCAAAGCTGCCTGCGAACTTGGGGTTGAACTGTATGATGTTGCAATGGCCTTGAAAGCCATGCCTACCCTTGCAGAGCTTGAAAGTCAATGGCGCGAATGCCAGGACCATGTGCTTAAAGAGCGCTTGTGGCGGATGCGCGGAATCCGGAAAACTGTCGGCGAGGGGGATATTTCTGTAATGCCACTTTGGGTATGGCGTTTGGGCGAAGCCTGTCTCATCGGACAGCCCAACGAAGCCTATTCCTATTTTCAGCAGGAACTTCGCAGGCAGCTGCAACCGGCCGCGGTAGCGGTAATGAATATTGTAAATGGCTATGCAGGGTATCTGCCGCCAAAAGAACTATATGCTAAAAATATGTATGCCGTTTGGCAAACGCCCTTTGCTGCCGGCGCACTCGAGCAGCTAACTGAGGCCGCAATCGTTACGGCTAAAAAACTACAGAACTAA